In Phreatobacter stygius, a genomic segment contains:
- a CDS encoding TetR/AcrR family transcriptional regulator has product MRYAKGRREETRQRVLDVASRRFRKDGIEAAGVAGLMADAGLTHGGFYAHFASKEALVQDAVATALTATRAHLTNAVETARAAGGDGLEAIVATYLRPVHRDRPDVGCAVASLAAELARHPAETRLVLTDQVAAIITIIKAALPEEFAGDAADAAAMAIFSTMVGALQLARAVTDPGLSDRFLAAGREAALRLGRRPRR; this is encoded by the coding sequence ATGCGTTATGCCAAGGGACGTCGCGAAGAGACCCGCCAGCGCGTGCTCGACGTGGCCTCCCGGCGCTTCCGCAAGGACGGCATCGAGGCGGCTGGCGTTGCCGGCCTGATGGCCGATGCCGGCCTCACCCATGGCGGCTTCTATGCCCATTTCGCCTCGAAGGAAGCGCTGGTCCAGGACGCCGTCGCGACCGCCCTGACCGCCACCCGCGCCCATCTGACGAACGCAGTCGAGACTGCCCGCGCCGCTGGCGGCGACGGCCTCGAAGCGATCGTCGCGACCTATCTGCGCCCGGTTCATCGCGACCGTCCCGACGTCGGCTGCGCGGTGGCGAGCCTCGCCGCGGAGCTTGCCCGCCACCCGGCGGAGACCCGTCTCGTCCTGACCGATCAGGTCGCCGCGATCATAACGATCATCAAGGCCGCATTGCCGGAGGAGTTCGCCGGCGACGCAGCCGACGCCGCAGCCATGGCGATCTTTTCGACCATGGTCGGCGCCCTGCAATTGGCGCGCGCGGTGACCGACCCCGGTCTCTCGGATCGCTTCCTCGCCGCCGGCCGCGAGGCTGCCTTGCGGCTCGGCCGACGGCCGCGGCGCTGA
- a CDS encoding DUF2855 family protein has protein sequence MTDGAVALKSVNFEVNRNDLRQSRVETVPIDAAAAVASGKAVLALDHFALTANNITYAAFGDQMSYWDFFPAAEGFGRIPVWGFADVVASGVEGLAVGERIYGYFPMSSHLVVEPGRLTPRRFIDVSEHRKALPAVYNSYERVAADPAYSRTGESVQMILKPLVVTSFLIADFLDDNGFFGARQVLVSSASSKTSLGLAFCLKRLAAAGVTVIGLTSPANRAFVETVGYFDRVVTYDAIDGLDPAVPSVYVDMAGSAAVLTKVHQHFGERLTYSCRVGGTHWEGLAKRMDLPGARPKFFFAPEQIAKRHGDWGPGGLEQRFAGVWDELTGSVEDWLAIEDHHGPAAIKAAYHDMLEGRVSPATGLIMSLKS, from the coding sequence ATGACCGACGGCGCCGTGGCATTGAAGTCCGTGAATTTCGAGGTGAACCGCAACGACCTGCGCCAGTCGCGGGTCGAGACGGTGCCGATCGACGCCGCGGCGGCGGTTGCCAGCGGCAAGGCCGTGCTGGCGCTGGATCATTTCGCCCTGACCGCCAACAACATCACCTATGCCGCCTTCGGCGACCAGATGTCCTATTGGGACTTCTTCCCGGCGGCCGAAGGCTTCGGCCGCATTCCGGTCTGGGGTTTCGCCGATGTCGTCGCCTCGGGCGTCGAGGGCCTGGCGGTGGGCGAACGGATCTACGGCTATTTCCCGATGTCGTCACATCTGGTGGTCGAGCCCGGGCGGCTGACGCCCCGCCGCTTCATCGATGTCAGCGAACACCGCAAGGCCCTGCCGGCGGTCTATAACAGCTACGAGCGTGTCGCCGCCGACCCGGCCTATTCGAGGACCGGTGAGAGCGTCCAGATGATCCTCAAGCCGCTGGTCGTCACCTCGTTCCTGATCGCCGATTTCCTCGACGACAACGGCTTTTTCGGTGCGCGCCAGGTGCTGGTGTCGAGCGCCTCGTCGAAGACCTCGCTCGGCCTGGCCTTCTGCCTGAAGCGGCTGGCGGCCGCCGGCGTCACGGTGATCGGCCTGACCTCGCCGGCCAACCGGGCCTTTGTCGAGACGGTCGGCTATTTCGACCGGGTGGTGACCTATGACGCGATCGACGGCCTCGATCCGGCGGTGCCGAGCGTCTATGTCGACATGGCCGGCAGCGCCGCGGTGCTGACCAAGGTGCACCAGCATTTCGGCGAACGGCTGACCTATTCCTGCCGGGTCGGCGGCACCCATTGGGAAGGGCTCGCCAAACGCATGGACCTGCCGGGGGCGCGGCCGAAATTCTTCTTCGCGCCGGAGCAGATCGCCAAGCGCCACGGCGATTGGGGGCCGGGCGGCCTGGAACAACGTTTCGCCGGCGTCTGGGACGAGCTGACGGGGTCGGTCGAGGACTGGCTCGCCATCGAGGACCATCACGGGCCGGCGGCCATCAAGGCAGCTTATCACGACATGCTGGAAGGCCGGGTCTCGCCAGCCACCGGCCTGATAATGTCGCTCAAATCCTGA
- a CDS encoding isovaleryl-CoA dehydrogenase translates to MPRHAPATHLITHDVTNQPPEFGGRNLFLSDPVLHEATRREGGDWVEQPLSALGAEMGSEEVLALGEEANRFPPELTVFDRYGRRLDEVRFHPAYHRLMEIAMRHRIHSIAWAEDRPGSHVAHAASLALFTEAEQGTMCPISMTYASVPALRHQPDVTGPWLSKIIDGRYDAPLKPIGEKAGITVGMAMTEKQGGSDVRANTTRASRDGEAYRLVGHKWFCSAPMCDGFLTLANTERGLSCFLVPRILPDGERNSLHVMRLKDKLGNKSNASSEIEYHDTYAMLLGEEGRGVPVIIDMVHHTRLDTMAGTLGIMRMALAQAQHHVSHRRAFQKTLIDQPVMRAVIADLALEYEAAVALTMRVARAFSGETETEKAFARLAVAVGKYWLTKRNPNFVYECMECHGGAGYVEESPLPRLYREAPLNAIWEGSGNVIALDILRTLMKEPAAREAYAQELALSRGVDSRLDRYVDELQAGLKGVPQEAQARHYAERMALALQASLLMRHTPRAVADAFIATRIAHEGGRSYGILPQGADIDAILQRVAVH, encoded by the coding sequence ATGCCCCGCCACGCGCCCGCAACCCACCTGATCACCCATGATGTGACCAATCAGCCACCGGAATTCGGTGGCCGAAACCTGTTCCTGTCGGATCCGGTGCTGCACGAAGCCACCCGCCGCGAGGGCGGCGACTGGGTCGAGCAGCCCTTGTCGGCTCTGGGCGCCGAGATGGGCTCGGAAGAGGTCCTGGCGCTCGGCGAGGAGGCCAATCGCTTTCCGCCCGAACTGACCGTGTTCGACCGTTATGGCCGCCGGCTCGACGAGGTGCGTTTCCATCCGGCCTATCACCGGCTGATGGAGATCGCGATGCGCCACCGCATCCATTCCATCGCCTGGGCCGAGGACCGGCCGGGCAGCCATGTCGCCCATGCCGCGTCGCTCGCACTCTTCACCGAGGCCGAGCAGGGCACGATGTGCCCGATCAGCATGACCTATGCGAGCGTGCCGGCGCTGCGCCACCAGCCCGACGTCACCGGGCCATGGCTGTCGAAGATCATCGACGGCCGCTATGACGCGCCGCTGAAGCCGATCGGCGAGAAGGCCGGCATCACGGTTGGCATGGCGATGACCGAAAAACAGGGCGGCAGCGACGTGCGCGCCAATACCACGCGGGCCAGCCGCGACGGCGAGGCCTATCGGCTGGTCGGCCACAAATGGTTCTGCTCGGCGCCGATGTGTGACGGCTTCCTGACGCTCGCCAATACCGAGCGTGGGCTGTCCTGCTTCCTGGTGCCGCGCATCCTGCCCGACGGCGAGCGCAATTCGCTGCATGTGATGCGGCTGAAGGACAAGCTCGGCAACAAGTCGAACGCGTCGAGCGAGATCGAATATCACGACACCTATGCCATGCTGCTGGGCGAGGAGGGGCGCGGCGTTCCCGTCATCATCGACATGGTGCATCACACCCGGCTGGACACCATGGCCGGCACGCTCGGCATCATGCGCATGGCGCTGGCCCAGGCCCAGCATCATGTCAGCCACCGCCGCGCCTTCCAGAAGACGCTGATCGATCAGCCGGTGATGCGGGCGGTGATCGCCGATCTCGCGCTGGAATATGAAGCAGCGGTGGCGCTGACCATGCGGGTGGCGCGGGCTTTTTCCGGCGAAACCGAGACCGAAAAGGCCTTTGCCCGGCTGGCCGTGGCGGTCGGCAAATATTGGCTGACCAAGCGCAATCCAAACTTCGTCTACGAGTGCATGGAGTGCCATGGCGGGGCCGGTTATGTCGAGGAAAGCCCGTTGCCGCGGCTCTACCGCGAGGCGCCGCTCAATGCGATCTGGGAGGGCTCGGGCAATGTCATCGCGCTCGACATCCTGCGGACGCTGATGAAGGAACCGGCGGCGCGCGAGGCCTATGCCCAGGAACTGGCCTTGTCGCGCGGCGTCGATTCGCGGCTCGACCGTTATGTCGACGAGCTCCAGGCCGGGCTGAAGGGCGTTCCCCAGGAGGCCCAGGCGCGCCACTATGCCGAGCGCATGGCGCTGGCGCTGCAGGCCTCGCTGCTGATGCGACACACACCGCGCGCGGTGGCCGATGCCTTCATCGCCACCCGCATTGCCCATGAGGGTGGGCGTTCCTACGGCATCCTGCCGCAAGGCGCCGACATCGACGCGATCCTGCAGCGGGTAGCGGTGCATTAG
- a CDS encoding putative quinol monooxygenase: MAVTYTTVITLKPGAAAAFMALLTPVLDAMRHEATFINAVLHQDGGDPDRFMLYETWANPRDLEEVQMGRAYRTACWQGLPELLREPREVAAWQPLRTDFRTAIEPAG, from the coding sequence ATGGCCGTTACCTACACCACCGTCATCACGCTCAAGCCCGGCGCGGCGGCCGCCTTCATGGCGCTGCTGACCCCGGTGCTCGACGCCATGCGTCATGAGGCGACCTTCATCAACGCCGTCCTGCACCAGGACGGCGGCGACCCCGATCGTTTCATGCTGTACGAAACCTGGGCCAACCCTCGAGATCTCGAGGAGGTCCAGATGGGACGCGCCTATCGCACCGCCTGTTGGCAAGGCTTGCCGGAGCTTTTGCGCGAGCCGCGCGAGGTCGCGGCCTGGCAGCCGCTGCGGACCGACTTCAGAACGGCGATCGAACCCGCCGGGTAA
- a CDS encoding LysR substrate-binding domain-containing protein, with product MLRNIDIDLLRCFVTIAELRSFTRAAAALFRTQSTISTQIRRLEELAGQTLLQRSPHEVQLTRIGEDFLAYARRIVALHDEALDVVNAKRVSGTVRLAVMDDYATIVLPDTLARFVRSHPEVELEVTTGFTRDLLNDLGSGFDLVLATQKAGDGRGDVLRTERTSWACSDRHDTPTIAPLPLALLKAPNMYREWALDALNAAGLPWRILFSSSSIGAVEAMAVSGVAVTVVKAGTARPGLRLIGPEAGLPSLPASEIALHLAPGRPSAAARALNDHLQASLTSNGATGAGID from the coding sequence ATGCTGCGCAACATCGATATCGATCTCTTGAGATGTTTTGTCACCATTGCCGAATTGCGCAGCTTCACGCGCGCGGCCGCGGCGCTGTTCAGAACCCAGTCGACGATCAGCACGCAGATCCGGCGGCTCGAGGAGCTGGCCGGGCAGACCTTGCTGCAACGCTCGCCCCATGAGGTGCAGCTGACGCGCATCGGCGAAGACTTCCTGGCCTATGCCCGGCGTATCGTCGCACTCCATGACGAGGCGCTGGACGTGGTCAACGCCAAGCGCGTCAGCGGCACCGTGCGCCTCGCGGTCATGGACGATTACGCGACGATCGTGCTGCCGGACACCTTGGCGCGGTTCGTGCGCTCGCATCCCGAGGTCGAACTGGAAGTGACCACCGGCTTCACCCGCGATCTGCTCAATGATCTCGGCAGCGGCTTCGATCTCGTGCTGGCGACACAGAAGGCCGGCGACGGTCGCGGCGACGTGTTGCGGACCGAACGCACCTCATGGGCCTGTTCCGATCGGCACGACACGCCGACCATCGCGCCGCTGCCGCTCGCCCTGCTCAAGGCTCCGAACATGTATCGGGAATGGGCGCTCGACGCGCTCAACGCCGCCGGCCTGCCCTGGCGCATCCTGTTCAGCAGCTCGAGCATCGGCGCGGTCGAGGCGATGGCCGTCTCGGGCGTGGCCGTGACTGTGGTCAAGGCCGGCACCGCCCGCCCGGGATTGCGCCTGATCGGCCCCGAGGCCGGCCTGCCGTCGCTGCCGGCCTCGGAGATCGCCCTGCATCTGGCCCCCGGCCGGCCGAGCGCCGCCGCGCGTGCGCTCAACGACCATCTGCAGGCGTCCCTGACATCGAACGGGGCGACCGGCGCCGGCATCGACTAG
- the ilvD gene encoding dihydroxy-acid dehydratase, with protein sequence MPPLRSNTTTQGRERAGARALWRATGLKDDDFGKPIVAIANSYTQFVPGHVHLKDVGDIVAAEIWAAGGVPREFHTIAVDDGIANGHGGMLYSLPSREIIADSIEYMVNAHCADALVCISNCDKITPGMLLAAMRLNIPTIFVSGGPMESGRTSDAPAAPRLDLIASIRHGADPQTSDAALAAIERAACPTCGSCSGMFTANSMNCLTEALGLALPGNGTLLATHRLRRDLFTEAGRTIVALARRWYQHDDERALPRGIATAAAFANAMTLDIAMGGSTNTILHLLAAAQEGGIAFDLATIDRLSRRVPNLCKVSPATDRYFIEDVHRAGGIMAILAELDRAGLLDRTTATVHTSSLGEAIDAWDILGASAAPVSDFYRAAPGGVRTIVPFGQDKRYADLDRDRAGGCIRDGAHAYSRDGGLAVLHGNLAAQGAVIKTAAVSVEMLAFEGPARVFESQEAAVDGILGGRVKAGDVVVIRYEGPRGGPGMQEMLHPTTFLKSMRLDRHCALVTDGRFSGGSGGLSIGHVSPEAAGGGLIGLVEDGDLIAIDIPGRSITLKVDAAILEKRHAAMEDLGDAGWRPRARIRLVSRALEAYAATVSSASQGAVRTIAAGPGKTKAKSVPETAVGARALETLT encoded by the coding sequence ATGCCGCCCTTGAGATCCAATACCACCACGCAGGGCCGCGAGCGCGCCGGGGCGCGCGCCCTGTGGCGCGCCACAGGGCTCAAGGACGACGATTTCGGCAAGCCGATCGTCGCGATCGCCAATTCTTACACCCAGTTCGTTCCCGGCCACGTCCATCTGAAGGATGTCGGCGACATCGTCGCAGCCGAAATCTGGGCCGCCGGCGGCGTGCCGCGCGAGTTCCACACCATCGCGGTCGATGACGGCATCGCCAATGGTCACGGCGGCATGCTCTACAGCCTGCCGTCGCGCGAGATCATCGCGGACAGCATCGAATATATGGTCAATGCCCATTGCGCCGACGCACTGGTCTGCATCTCGAACTGCGACAAGATCACGCCGGGCATGCTGCTCGCCGCCATGCGGCTGAACATCCCGACCATCTTCGTCTCGGGCGGCCCGATGGAATCCGGGCGGACGTCCGACGCGCCGGCGGCGCCGCGGCTCGATCTGATCGCCTCGATCCGACACGGTGCCGATCCCCAGACCTCGGACGCGGCGCTCGCCGCGATCGAGCGCGCCGCCTGCCCGACCTGCGGCTCCTGCTCCGGCATGTTCACCGCCAATTCGATGAACTGCCTGACCGAAGCGCTCGGCCTGGCGCTGCCCGGCAACGGCACCTTGCTCGCGACGCACAGGTTGCGGCGTGACCTGTTCACCGAGGCCGGACGCACGATCGTCGCTCTGGCCAGACGCTGGTATCAGCACGACGACGAGCGTGCCTTGCCGCGCGGCATCGCAACCGCTGCAGCCTTCGCCAATGCGATGACACTGGACATCGCCATGGGTGGTTCGACCAACACGATCCTGCATTTGCTGGCCGCAGCGCAGGAGGGCGGCATCGCCTTCGATCTCGCGACGATCGATCGGCTGTCGCGCCGCGTACCCAATCTCTGCAAAGTGTCCCCGGCGACCGATCGCTACTTCATCGAGGACGTCCACCGGGCTGGCGGCATCATGGCGATCCTTGCCGAACTCGACCGCGCCGGCCTGCTCGACCGGACCACGGCGACCGTGCACACGAGCTCTCTGGGCGAGGCGATCGATGCCTGGGACATCCTCGGAGCCAGCGCGGCGCCGGTTTCCGACTTCTACCGCGCCGCGCCCGGCGGCGTCAGGACGATCGTGCCCTTCGGCCAGGACAAACGTTATGCCGATCTCGACCGCGACCGCGCAGGTGGCTGCATTCGCGATGGGGCCCATGCCTATAGCCGCGACGGCGGGCTGGCCGTCTTGCACGGCAACCTCGCGGCGCAAGGCGCGGTGATCAAGACGGCGGCCGTCTCGGTGGAAATGCTGGCGTTCGAAGGTCCCGCCCGGGTGTTCGAATCCCAGGAGGCGGCGGTGGACGGCATCCTGGGCGGGCGCGTCAAGGCCGGCGATGTCGTGGTGATCCGCTACGAGGGACCGCGTGGCGGGCCGGGCATGCAGGAAATGCTGCATCCGACGACCTTCCTCAAGTCCATGCGGCTCGACCGGCATTGCGCGCTGGTCACCGACGGTCGCTTCTCCGGCGGCTCGGGCGGCCTGTCGATCGGCCACGTCTCGCCGGAGGCCGCAGGTGGTGGGCTGATCGGATTGGTCGAGGACGGCGACCTGATCGCCATCGACATCCCGGGGCGCTCCATCACGCTGAAGGTCGACGCGGCGATCTTGGAGAAGCGCCACGCGGCGATGGAAGACTTGGGCGATGCGGGCTGGCGACCCAGGGCGCGCATACGCCTCGTCTCCCGTGCATTGGAGGCCTATGCGGCCACGGTTTCCAGCGCGAGCCAGGGCGCCGTTCGAACCATCGCCGCCGGCCCTGGGAAGACGAAAGCCAAAAGTGTTCCGGAAACAGCCGTTGGCGCGCGCGCGCTGGAAACCCTCACCTGA
- a CDS encoding TRAP transporter substrate-binding protein: MDRRKFIKASGLATGAVAAVATPAIAQSLPKVTWRLTSSYPKSLDTLYGLSTHLAKRVAEATDNQFQIQTFAAGEIVPALQALDAVQNGTVECSHTLSSFYIGKDPAFAFDTSMPFGLNTRQQNAWLHQGGGLELVRDFMKSYNVHVIPSGNTGAQMGGWFRKEIKSVADLRGLKFRIAGLGGTILARLGVVPQQIGGGDIYPALERGTIDAAEFSGPHDDEKLGFQKVAKYYYYPGWWEGCANVSFFINMEKWNGLPAAYKAVLEAACAETLLLSIAKYDNQNPDALFRLVANGAELRGFPQDVMQAAFKEAQALYGELAASNPNFKKFYDSWLPYWKKEQVWFRVAELPFDAFVSQQAQSR, encoded by the coding sequence ATGGACCGCCGCAAATTCATCAAGGCTTCCGGTCTCGCCACCGGTGCCGTCGCAGCCGTCGCGACGCCGGCCATCGCCCAGTCGCTGCCGAAGGTCACCTGGCGCCTGACCTCCAGCTATCCGAAGAGCCTCGACACGCTCTATGGCCTGAGCACGCATCTGGCCAAGCGCGTCGCCGAGGCGACCGACAACCAGTTCCAGATCCAGACCTTCGCGGCCGGCGAAATCGTGCCGGCGCTGCAGGCGCTGGATGCCGTGCAGAACGGCACGGTGGAGTGCAGCCACACGCTGTCGAGCTTCTATATCGGCAAGGACCCGGCCTTTGCCTTCGACACCTCGATGCCTTTTGGCCTGAACACCCGCCAGCAGAATGCCTGGCTGCATCAGGGCGGCGGCCTCGAACTCGTCCGCGACTTCATGAAGTCCTACAATGTGCACGTCATCCCGTCGGGCAATACCGGCGCGCAGATGGGTGGCTGGTTCCGCAAGGAGATCAAGTCGGTCGCCGATCTCCGCGGCTTGAAGTTCCGCATCGCCGGCCTCGGCGGCACCATCCTGGCGCGGCTCGGCGTTGTGCCGCAGCAGATCGGCGGCGGCGACATCTATCCGGCGCTGGAGCGCGGCACGATCGACGCGGCCGAGTTCTCCGGCCCGCATGACGACGAGAAGCTCGGCTTCCAGAAGGTGGCGAAATATTACTATTACCCCGGCTGGTGGGAAGGCTGCGCCAACGTCTCGTTCTTCATCAACATGGAGAAGTGGAACGGGCTGCCGGCGGCCTATAAGGCGGTGCTGGAGGCGGCCTGCGCCGAGACCCTGCTGCTGAGCATCGCCAAATATGACAACCAGAACCCGGACGCGCTGTTCCGGCTGGTCGCCAATGGCGCGGAACTGCGCGGCTTCCCGCAGGACGTGATGCAGGCAGCCTTCAAGGAGGCCCAGGCGCTCTATGGCGAGCTCGCCGCCTCGAACCCGAACTTCAAGAAGTTCTACGATTCCTGGCTGCCCTATTGGAAGAAGGAACAGGTCTGGTTCCGTGTCGCCGAACTGCCGTTCGACGCCTTCGTGTCGCAGCAGGCGCAAAGCCGCTAA
- a CDS encoding acetyl-CoA C-acyltransferase: MSASDPVVIVSAVRTPLGRFRGDLAAVPAPQLGARVIQAAVERAGIASDQVGEVLMGCVLPAGQGQAPARQAARHAGLPDAVGATTINKVCGSGMKALMLGRDLITAGSADIVVAGGMESMSGAPYLLAKARGGYGAGHDRLIDHMMLDGLEDAYEGGRAMGTFGEDTAERYQFTRDAQDAYAIETLRRAKAAVETGAFDTETVAVTVPGGKTGDTVFARDEHPRKLDPAKIPTLKPAFRAGGTVTAASSSANADGAAALTLMRASEAERRGLAPVARIVGHATHSQDPAWFTTAPIGAIGKLLERIGWSGRDVDLFEINEAFAVVVMAAMRDLDIGHDRVNVNGGACALGHPIGASGARIVVTLLHALERQGLKRGVASLCIGGGEATALAVERMH, encoded by the coding sequence ATGTCCGCTTCAGATCCCGTGGTGATTGTTTCGGCTGTCCGTACTCCGCTCGGCCGGTTTCGCGGCGACCTCGCCGCCGTGCCGGCGCCGCAGCTCGGCGCGCGGGTCATTCAGGCCGCGGTCGAACGGGCGGGCATCGCGTCCGACCAGGTCGGCGAAGTGTTGATGGGCTGCGTGCTGCCCGCCGGCCAGGGCCAGGCTCCGGCCCGCCAGGCGGCGCGGCATGCCGGCCTGCCCGACGCGGTCGGCGCCACAACCATCAACAAGGTCTGCGGTTCCGGCATGAAGGCGCTGATGCTCGGCCGCGACCTGATCACGGCGGGTTCGGCCGACATCGTGGTGGCGGGCGGCATGGAGAGCATGTCGGGCGCGCCCTATCTGCTCGCCAAGGCGCGCGGCGGCTATGGCGCCGGCCATGACCGCCTGATCGATCACATGATGCTGGACGGACTGGAGGACGCCTATGAGGGCGGCCGGGCCATGGGCACTTTCGGTGAGGATACCGCCGAGCGTTATCAGTTCACTCGCGACGCCCAGGACGCCTATGCGATCGAGACCCTCAGGCGGGCCAAGGCGGCGGTCGAGACCGGTGCCTTCGACACGGAAACCGTCGCGGTGACGGTGCCGGGCGGCAAGACCGGCGACACGGTCTTTGCCCGGGACGAACATCCCCGCAAGCTCGACCCGGCGAAGATCCCGACGCTGAAGCCCGCCTTCCGGGCCGGCGGCACGGTGACCGCGGCAAGCTCCAGCGCCAATGCCGACGGGGCGGCGGCGCTCACCTTGATGCGTGCCTCCGAGGCCGAGCGGCGCGGCCTGGCGCCGGTCGCCCGCATTGTCGGCCATGCCACCCATTCGCAGGATCCGGCCTGGTTCACCACCGCGCCGATCGGCGCCATCGGAAAACTCCTGGAACGGATCGGCTGGTCGGGACGCGATGTCGACCTGTTCGAGATCAACGAGGCCTTCGCCGTGGTGGTGATGGCGGCGATGCGCGACCTCGACATCGGCCATGACCGGGTCAATGTGAACGGCGGCGCCTGCGCGCTCGGCCATCCGATCGGCGCTTCCGGCGCGCGCATCGTGGTGACGCTGCTGCATGCGCTGGAGCGCCAGGGCCTGAAGCGCGGCGTTGCCAGCCTGTGCATCGGCGGCGGCGAGGCCACCGCGCTCGCCGTCGAGCGGATGCACTGA